From one Flavobacterium kingsejongi genomic stretch:
- a CDS encoding cytochrome ubiquinol oxidase subunit I: MENLDAARMQMAFTLIFHIVFACIGMVMPFFMVISHYKFMKTRNPVFLSLTKSWQKGVAIFFVTGAVSGTALSFELGLLWPEFMKHAGPIIGMPFSLEGAAFFIEAIALGFYLYGWNKLPEKFHWFTGIIVGVSGVLSGILVVSANSWMNAPSGFDYIDGKFLNIDPVKAFLNPAWFTQALHMTLAAFAATSFAVAGIHAFQVYKNRNTILHKAAFKIAISIGAVAALLQPLSGDLSAKDIAKRQPAKLAALEAHYNTEKGVPLFIGGIVDEKTQEVSYKIEIPKALSFMAFGDFDAEVKGLNDFPAEDRPPVAITHYAFQIMVGLGMLMLFSGIFYFTSLKKIKWQDSRKYWLYFACLAPVGFLALEAGWIVTEVGRQPWIIHNVMRTKDAVTPMPGMIYSFYMYVVLYTVLAIAVTWLMSRQIKVLNNTPNT, from the coding sequence ATGGAAAATCTTGATGCTGCCCGAATGCAGATGGCATTCACCCTCATCTTTCATATTGTCTTTGCCTGTATCGGAATGGTCATGCCGTTCTTCATGGTAATTTCACATTACAAATTCATGAAAACCCGCAATCCGGTTTTCCTCTCCCTCACCAAATCCTGGCAAAAAGGCGTCGCCATTTTCTTTGTGACCGGTGCCGTGTCTGGTACCGCACTGTCCTTTGAACTTGGCCTCCTGTGGCCCGAATTCATGAAACATGCCGGCCCGATTATCGGGATGCCTTTTTCCCTGGAAGGTGCTGCTTTTTTTATCGAAGCCATTGCCCTTGGATTTTACCTGTATGGCTGGAACAAGCTTCCCGAAAAATTCCACTGGTTTACCGGGATTATCGTAGGTGTTTCGGGTGTACTGTCCGGTATACTTGTCGTTTCGGCCAACAGCTGGATGAATGCCCCATCGGGATTTGATTATATCGACGGGAAATTCCTGAATATCGATCCGGTGAAAGCCTTCCTGAATCCGGCCTGGTTCACCCAGGCGCTGCACATGACACTGGCTGCCTTTGCTGCCACCAGTTTTGCCGTCGCCGGGATCCATGCCTTCCAAGTCTACAAAAACAGGAACACCATCCTGCACAAAGCGGCTTTTAAAATCGCTATTTCCATAGGGGCCGTTGCAGCACTATTACAACCGCTCAGTGGGGATTTATCAGCTAAGGATATTGCCAAACGCCAGCCTGCCAAACTCGCTGCCCTCGAAGCCCATTACAATACGGAAAAAGGGGTTCCCCTGTTTATCGGTGGGATTGTGGACGAAAAAACACAGGAAGTCTCCTATAAGATTGAAATCCCCAAAGCACTTTCTTTTATGGCCTTTGGCGATTTTGATGCGGAAGTAAAAGGACTGAATGATTTTCCGGCCGAAGACCGCCCCCCGGTAGCCATTACCCATTATGCGTTCCAGATCATGGTTGGCCTTGGGATGCTGATGTTGTTTTCAGGAATTTTTTATTTTACCAGCCTTAAAAAAATAAAATGGCAGGACAGCCGGAAGTACTGGCTTTATTTTGCCTGCTTAGCTCCTGTCGGTTTTTTAGCCCTCGAAGCCGGATGGATCGTAACCGAAGTCGGGCGGCAACCCTGGATCATACATAATGTGATGCGTACCAAAGATGCGGTAACCCCTATGCCTGGAATGATTTACAGTTTCTACATGTATGTGGTGCTCTATACCGTACTCGCTATTGCCGTAACCTGGCTGATGAGCCGTCAGATTAAAGTCCTCAATAACACTCCTAATACCTAA
- a CDS encoding GNAT family N-acetyltransferase, producing the protein MPQQFKSERLHLRPLTPEDAAFIFTIVNTPGFLQFIGDRNVRSLSDADAYIQKIIHNSNISYWVVRTCEGEIPVGILSLIKRDHLEHRDIGFSFLPEHTGKGYAYEAAKSVIEHIVKKESDTVLLATTLSNNHASIALLERLGLRYQQPMETEKDLLLYAAPVAEL; encoded by the coding sequence ATGCCACAGCAATTCAAAAGTGAACGACTGCACCTCCGCCCCTTAACACCGGAGGACGCTGCCTTTATTTTCACGATTGTTAATACTCCGGGCTTCCTGCAATTCATCGGGGACCGGAATGTCAGGAGCCTTTCGGATGCTGATGCCTATATCCAGAAAATCATTCACAACAGCAATATCTCCTACTGGGTAGTCAGAACCTGCGAAGGGGAAATACCCGTTGGGATACTCTCTTTGATCAAACGGGATCATCTGGAACACCGTGATATTGGTTTTTCCTTCCTGCCGGAACACACCGGAAAAGGCTATGCCTACGAAGCGGCAAAATCGGTTATCGAACACATTGTTAAAAAGGAAAGCGATACGGTACTGCTGGCTACTACCCTCAGTAACAACCATGCCTCGATTGCTTTATTGGAACGCCTGGGATTGCGCTATCAGCAACCGATGGAAACCGAAAAAGACCTGCTGCTGTATGCGGCTCCCGTAGCGGAACTTTAA
- a CDS encoding NUDIX hydrolase, with protein MELKSLLEQRSETSWKNYIPHISIDSVIFGFHDGTLKVLLLKMKDQELWGLPGGYVYKEEPLDAAAVRILKDRAGATDIYLQQFYTFGDLNRSEGFFEDYPDTLWNKQRFISIGYYALVDYSKVGIIMDEFSTACEWKDIEQLPPFMMDHRQIFDKALLTLRKQLNNKPIGYNLLPEQFTMPEIQKLYEIILDKKLNRGNFYRKLLRYDILLKHEEPRKGGAHRAPDLYSFDLEKYQKALKEGLSGGW; from the coding sequence ATGGAATTGAAAAGTTTACTCGAACAGCGGTCAGAAACGTCCTGGAAAAATTACATCCCCCATATTTCTATTGACTCTGTCATATTCGGATTTCATGATGGGACCTTGAAAGTGTTATTGCTCAAAATGAAAGACCAGGAGCTCTGGGGCCTCCCCGGCGGCTATGTCTATAAAGAAGAGCCATTAGATGCTGCCGCCGTACGCATCCTGAAAGACAGGGCCGGTGCCACCGATATTTACCTCCAACAATTTTACACCTTTGGCGATCTCAACCGCTCCGAAGGTTTTTTTGAAGACTATCCGGATACCCTTTGGAACAAGCAGCGTTTTATATCGATCGGTTATTATGCCCTGGTCGACTATTCCAAAGTAGGTATTATCATGGATGAGTTCTCTACCGCCTGTGAGTGGAAAGATATCGAACAACTCCCACCGTTTATGATGGACCACCGCCAGATCTTTGACAAGGCCCTGCTGACCTTACGCAAACAACTGAACAATAAACCCATTGGCTACAATCTGTTGCCGGAACAATTTACAATGCCGGAAATCCAGAAGCTGTATGAAATCATATTGGACAAAAAACTGAATCGCGGTAATTTCTATCGTAAACTGCTGCGTTATGACATATTGCTCAAACACGAGGAACCCCGTAAAGGTGGTGCGCACCGTGCGCCGGATTTGTACAGTTTTGATCTTGAAAAATACCAAAAAGCCCTGAAAGAAGGCCTGAGTGGAGGTTGGTAA
- a CDS encoding TonB-dependent receptor, which produces MKKIIISAFCLTLFPVFEAFSQEGKTTPADSLKVKAKVVNSDTKEEKNRNIMLNAANNSGPRDVNIGLPSSVGGITIQENDLPVVYYFWPELPNRTWRQSKSLGRTGLLKIGEAAITTGDLGFAVNSYTKLGTDKHEVVGNLSGSHFGWLKGDVNVSGPLGNNWYYTMGAYANFDPNSFDLKFAQYSDRTQIYRAGLTKRFNNGKGEISVLYKYANSASLSNYAVFQYKEGGKVAEIDGFRIGRDSYIVNDGILKFKDILTGESKTADMGGSDAASFSHSVDILGNYDLGNDWKFNFSTRMRYAEASQLVTIPLSIFQAGAGDGFAYQANGQPYTGNVNSMLGMYTDGTPTKTLLSRFEIKKSINNHNWRFGLTEYYYNVDKFTSNRSFFYQTVDANPNKLVRNSAGGTGTDADGFYNYNVGGEYHNGFENKLSAYFSDDWVVNNRLSLTYGVNLRYNKLKGDYYLTPRTPNLILDPNDRSYFDNNWFHLGASVNAVFKVTQKAGLLADFTYTEKNGQLESYSGAVAPNLSKTKSPLAAFGLYFNHDKFSVVSQATYLTRNNYQARLNLVNPDNGSESQVATVFYDIQTIGWTTDIVAKPFKGLNLHYLITFQDPVYKNYNFSAFGNNYSYDDKNVLEISKVLMEIDPSYTYKDFKVWASFRYFSKQFANLTNALYFDARWETFGGVNYKINDHFDIGLTAVNFLNQTGAKGTINGAELITDATPYYDKLLVGSYIRPFTLEASLNFRF; this is translated from the coding sequence ATGAAAAAAATTATAATTTCTGCTTTTTGCCTGACCCTGTTTCCTGTTTTTGAAGCATTTTCACAGGAGGGCAAAACCACTCCGGCAGATTCGCTGAAAGTAAAAGCGAAAGTGGTGAATTCGGATACCAAAGAGGAAAAAAACCGAAACATAATGCTGAATGCAGCCAATAACTCCGGGCCTCGTGATGTGAATATCGGGTTGCCTTCTTCAGTAGGGGGTATTACAATCCAGGAAAATGATTTACCAGTGGTATATTATTTCTGGCCGGAATTGCCTAACCGGACGTGGCGGCAAAGTAAAAGTCTGGGTCGTACGGGATTGCTGAAAATTGGGGAAGCCGCCATTACTACCGGAGATCTTGGGTTTGCGGTAAATTCCTATACCAAGCTGGGTACGGACAAACATGAAGTGGTGGGGAATCTTTCCGGTAGCCATTTTGGTTGGCTGAAAGGGGATGTGAATGTATCCGGCCCTTTAGGCAACAACTGGTACTATACGATGGGGGCTTATGCCAACTTTGACCCGAACTCATTTGATTTAAAATTTGCACAATATTCCGACCGCACACAAATTTATCGCGCAGGACTGACCAAACGATTCAACAACGGAAAAGGGGAGATTAGTGTCCTGTATAAATATGCTAATTCGGCATCATTGAGTAATTATGCGGTATTTCAATATAAAGAAGGCGGGAAAGTAGCGGAGATCGACGGGTTCCGTATTGGGCGTGATTCTTATATCGTCAATGATGGAATACTCAAATTCAAGGACATCTTAACCGGGGAATCCAAAACTGCCGATATGGGTGGTAGCGATGCTGCTTCTTTTTCACATTCGGTTGACATCCTTGGGAATTATGACCTTGGGAACGACTGGAAATTCAATTTCTCTACCCGTATGCGTTATGCCGAAGCCTCCCAGTTGGTGACCATTCCACTGAGTATCTTTCAGGCCGGAGCCGGTGATGGTTTTGCGTACCAGGCGAATGGACAGCCGTATACCGGAAATGTCAATTCGATGCTGGGTATGTACACCGACGGTACACCAACCAAAACGTTACTGTCCCGGTTTGAGATTAAGAAAAGCATCAACAACCACAATTGGCGCTTCGGGTTGACCGAATACTATTACAATGTGGATAAATTTACCTCCAACCGCTCGTTTTTCTACCAGACCGTGGATGCCAATCCCAATAAACTGGTACGCAATAGCGCCGGGGGAACAGGTACCGATGCTGATGGATTTTACAACTACAATGTCGGAGGCGAATACCACAATGGGTTTGAAAATAAACTGTCGGCTTATTTCTCTGATGACTGGGTAGTGAACAACCGTTTGAGCCTGACCTATGGTGTCAACCTACGCTACAACAAATTAAAAGGCGACTATTACCTGACGCCGCGTACGCCTAACCTGATACTGGATCCGAACGACCGCAGTTATTTTGATAACAATTGGTTTCACTTAGGGGCTTCGGTTAACGCAGTCTTCAAAGTGACGCAGAAAGCAGGATTATTAGCCGACTTTACATACACCGAAAAAAACGGCCAGCTGGAAAGTTATTCCGGAGCAGTAGCGCCTAATCTCTCCAAGACCAAAAGCCCGTTGGCTGCCTTTGGACTGTACTTTAACCACGATAAATTCAGTGTGGTATCCCAGGCCACCTACCTGACCCGCAACAACTACCAGGCGCGACTGAACCTGGTGAACCCGGACAACGGTAGCGAATCACAGGTGGCGACTGTATTTTATGACATCCAGACCATCGGTTGGACAACGGATATCGTAGCGAAACCTTTTAAGGGATTGAACCTGCATTACCTGATTACATTCCAGGATCCGGTGTATAAAAATTACAACTTTTCGGCGTTTGGGAACAATTATTCCTACGATGATAAAAATGTACTGGAAATCTCCAAAGTGCTGATGGAAATCGATCCGAGTTATACCTACAAAGACTTTAAAGTATGGGCGAGTTTCCGCTACTTCAGCAAGCAGTTTGCCAACCTGACCAATGCCCTGTATTTCGACGCCCGTTGGGAAACCTTCGGTGGGGTGAATTATAAGATCAACGATCATTTTGATATTGGGCTGACGGCTGTCAACTTCCTGAACCAGACCGGAGCCAAAGGAACGATTAACGGTGCGGAACTCATTACGGATGCCACGCCCTATTACGATAAGCTTTTGGTAGGATCCTATATCAGGCCTTTTACTTTGGAAGCATCACTGAATTTCAGATTTTAA